A stretch of the Vitis riparia cultivar Riparia Gloire de Montpellier isolate 1030 chromosome 13, EGFV_Vit.rip_1.0, whole genome shotgun sequence genome encodes the following:
- the LOC117928921 gene encoding 60S acidic ribosomal protein P0-like has protein sequence MAVKPSKADKKIAYDQKLCQLLDEYTQILIAAADNVGSNQLQNIRKGLRGDSVVLMGKKHMMKRSIRLHAEKTGNQAFLNLIPLLVGNVGLIFTKGDLKEVSEEVAKYKVGAPARVGLVAPIDVIVPPGNTGLDPSQTSFFQVLNIPTKINKGTVEIITPVELIRKGDKVGSSEAALLAKLGIRPFSYGLVVLSVYDNGSVFSPEVLDLTEEDLMEKFAAGVSMVTSLSLAISYPTLAAAPHMFVNAYKNVLSVAVATEYSFPQADKVKEFLKDPSKFAVAVAPVAAADAGGGAAPPKEEEKKEEPAEESDDDMGFSLFD, from the exons ATGGCGGTGAAACCCTCCAAGGCCGACAAGAAGATCGCTTACGATCAGAAGCTGTGCCAGCTTCTCGACGAGTACACCCAGATTCTGATCGCCGCCGCCGACAATGTCGGATCCAACCAGTTGCAGAACATTCGCAAGGGTTTGCGTGGAGATTCGGTGGTTCTCATGGGTAAAAAACACATGATGAAGCGCTCCATCAGGCTTCATGCTGAGAAGACCGGCAACCAGGCTTTCCTCAATCTTATTCCTCTGCTCGTCG GTAACGTGGGGCTGATTTTCACAAAGGGTGATCTTAAGGAAGTGAGCGAAGAGGTTGCTAAGTACAAG GTTGGAGCTCCTGCTCGTGTTGGATTAGTTGCTCCAATTGATGTCATTGTCCCACCTGGCAACACGGGACTTGACCCTTCACAGACCTCTTTCTTCCAG GTGCTTAATATTCCAACCAAGATTAACAAGGGTACTGTTGAAATTATCACCCCTGTGGAGCTTATCAGGAAGGGTGATAAGGTGGGTTCTTCTGAAGCAGCCCTACTTGCCAAGCTTGGGATAAGACCCTTCTCTTATGGTCTTGTCGTTCTGTCTGTTTACGACAATGGCTCAGTGTTCAGCCCTGAGGTGCTTGATCTGACAGAGGAGGATCTCATGGAGAAGTTTGCTGCTGGTGTCTCCATGGTTACATCACTTTCGCTTGCTATCTCATACCCAACCCTTGCAGCTGCACCTCACATGTTTGTTAATGCCTACAAGAATGTTCTTTCTGTTGCTGTTGCAACCGAGTATTCATTCCCCCAGGCTGATAAAGTGAAGGAGTTCTTAAAG GATCCTAGCAAGTTTGCTGTTGCTGTGGCCCCAGTTGCTGCTGCTGATGCTGGTGGTGGTGCTGCTCCCCCGaaggaggaagaaaagaaggaagaacCTGCTGAAGAGTCTGATGATGACATGGGTTTCAGTTTGTTTGACTAA